Within Marinomonas mediterranea MMB-1, the genomic segment ACCTAATGGAAGAAAACTACCCTGAGCTAATGGCAATCTGTCATCGTGAAGCAGGGAAAACCATTCAGGACAGCATCGATGAAGTACGTGAAGCGGTTGATTTCTGCCGTTATTACGCACAGGAAGCTCGTAACCATTTTGAAAACCCAACGACGTTTAAGAACTATCTTGGCGAATCGAAAGAAGCACAACTAAAAGGCCGTGGTGTCTTTGCGTGTATTAGCCCATGGAACTTCCCATTGGCAATCTTTACTGGTCAAGTTGTTGCGGCACTGGTATCTGGGAACACAGTTATTTGTAAGCCTGCCGAACAGACGTCTTTAATTGCTTATCGTGCTGTTCAAATGCTACATAAAGCCGGTGTACCTGGCGATGTACTGCATTTGGTACCAGGAGACGGAATGACCGTTGGTGCACCGTTAACCTGCGACAAACGCATCGCAGGTGTTGCTTTTACTGGTTCTACTGGCACAGCACAGATGATTAACCGTACATTGGCTGCTCGCGGCGTCGCGCCCGTTCCTGTGATTGCAGAAACAGGTGGTCAGAACGCCATGTTGATTGATTCAACGTCGTTACCTGAACAGGTTGTTCGCGATGCTGTTCGCTCTGCTTTCGCGTCTGCGGGTCAACGTTGTTCAGCGCTACGAGTCATGTTTGTTCAAGCAGACATTGCGGATCGCGTCATTCCGATGATCAAAGGGGCAATGAAAGAGCAGTCGGTTGGACTACCTTACCTACACAGCACAGATGTAGGCCCAGTTATCGACAAGAAAGCGCAAAATATGTTGCTTGAGCACATTGAGCATATGAAATCTGCAGGTAAATTGATTGCTCAATCCGACTTGCCAGACTTTGCAGACAAGGGCACGTTCGTCGCGCCAACCGCGTTTGAAATTAAATCGATTGATCAGCTTACTGATGAAAAATTCGGTCCTATCTTGCATGTGGTTCGCTACAAAGCGAAAGACCTCGATAGCATCATCGATACGATCAATAACTCAGGTTTTGGTTTGACTATGGGTGTTCACAGCCGTAACGAAACAACGTGCGCTCGCATTGCACAACGAGCTCGCGTGGGTAACCTTTACATCAACCGAGATCAAGTCGGTGCTGTTGTAGGCGTTCAACCTTTCGGCGGACAAGGCTTATCGGGAACAGGTCCTAAAGCAGGCGGTCCTCACTACTTACAACGTTTCGCTATTGAGCAATACGTTTAATCGGCGTTAGAAGGAGAAGATTATTATGTCTATCGTACAACCTATTCAAATTAACGTCGCGTTAGAAGTATTTGAGAACTGGGACAGTCTAGGCGTTGAAGGACGCTCACAGTTATTGACACTTTCTGCTCAAACGCTAAGCGCAAACCAAGCATTAATGGCGAAATGGCAAATTGAAAATGCGATCCGCCAAATTGGCGAATCAATGATTATGCCTGGGCCGACTGGCGAAAGTAACGAACTCGCAACACAAGGTCGCGGCGTCTTTCTATGTACTGCAACCGATGCCACCAGCGAGCAAGTAAAAGTAGGCCTTGTTGGTCAAGTATTCGCAGCGTTAATCGCGGGCAATACTGTGATTACGGTTGGTCCTGAAGGACAGAAAATCATGGATGCGATGGCATCGGTTTTGCCGGAAAATGTCGTGCAAAATATCGCGGCATCCGCTCAAGATTCCATAATCGAAGCGGATAATCTAGCAGGTATTGCTATCTTATGTGACCAGAGTACTGCAAGGGATTTGAATCAAAGATTGGCAGTAAAATCGGGGCTTATTTCTCAACTTT encodes:
- a CDS encoding 1-pyrroline-5-carboxylate dehydrogenase, whose protein sequence is MSIVQPIQINVALEVFENWDSLGVEGRSQLLTLSAQTLSANQALMAKWQIENAIRQIGESMIMPGPTGESNELATQGRGVFLCTATDATSEQVKVGLVGQVFAALIAGNTVITVGPEGQKIMDAMASVLPENVVQNIAASAQDSIIEADNLAGIAILCDQSTARDLNQRLAVKSGLISQLCEEIDSQDLSTIAAPHYVLRFVTEQTVSINTTAIGGNASLLALGSHDD